One Astatotilapia calliptera chromosome 1, fAstCal1.2, whole genome shotgun sequence DNA segment encodes these proteins:
- the wdr59 gene encoding GATOR complex protein WDR59 isoform X1 produces the protein MAARWSSENVVVEFRDAQATAMSVDCLGSHAVLSGRRFLYLVNLELPSEPSRKIGRQSKWDVGTVQWNPHRSDAHVFAASSNQRVDLYSWRDGCGETHTSLQGHTRVISDLDWSWFEPEFLVTSSVDTYIYIWDTRDTRKPTLALSAVAGASQVKWNKKNQNLLASSHDGDVRIWDKRKPNTAAEYVAAHLSKIHGLDWHPDSEFIFATSSQDNSVRFWDYRQPRKYLNILSCQVPVWKARYTPFSNGLVTVMVPQLRRENSLLLWSTLDLNSPVHAFVGHDDVVLEFQWRPQKEGSKDYQLVTWSRDQTLRIWRVDPQLQKLCVSDVQEDLMDAMSLTAESEKPLSSQESEGQQSGGPASESLQDQDGSLTAGGLQDSAAGSGLAQTLQQEFSLVNLQIRNVNVEMDALNHSCVVSAHFGSHQVHLVVKFPAQYPNNAAPTFQFVSPTTIPSPMKTKIQKILRDTSLQKVKRNQNCLEPCVRQLVSCLESDMTQEDSPASGPFVLSNPVTPSLQAFPRVTNTYGSYQDANIPFPRTSGARFCGTGCLVYFTRPITMHRSAPPTEPTPRSLSALSAYHSGVLTPMKMRSESQSTLRLYSGSPTRSDKDTVSISSFYYKERLPISASRRWSVQTLHDWPKSRRFKTKREGTDYGNRPIKLAGKVIIQEISCLLPVHKTLGENYILNMNDIQETCQKNAAAALAVGRRDVAKVWALASAATNQDLSPDSDPDMETPWARHPFGRHLLETLLDHYSQISDVQTLAMLCSVFKAQAPPPDSYALFGHHTSRASAFPPHHARYPSYTSSSVTSGSCSSTSDSITTTTWNPGRDSEHANPWGESSPDDYRYVNQGYTDPREREREQHVMNKRLLDPANTLQFDDFKKCYGEILYRWGLRDKRAEVLKFASCPPEPHKGIEFGVYCCHCRSQARGTQCAVCKRLTFQCAICHVAVRGSSNFCLSCGHGGHTSHMMDWFRRQDECPAGCGCHCLLQSTF, from the exons atgGCGGCTCGCTGGAGCAGTGAGAATGTTGTGGTGGAGTTTAGAGACGCCCAg GCCACCGCCATGTCCGTGGACTGCCTGGGCTCCCACGCTGTGCTGTCCGG GCGTCGCTTCCTGTACCTGGTGAACCTGGAGTTGCCGTCTGAACCGTCGCGGAAAATCGGGCGACAGAGTAAGTGGGACGTGGGGACGGTCCAGTGGAACCCGCACAGATCAGACGCCCACGTCTTCGCCGCCTCT AGTAACCAGCGGGTGGATCTGTACTCGTGGAGGGACGGCTGCGGCGAAACGCACACCTCCCTGCAGGGGCACACCCGGGTCATCAG CGATCTGGACTGGTCCTGGTTTGAACCCGAGTTCCTGGTCACCAGCTCCGTGGACACCTACATCTACATCTGGGACACCAG AGACACTCGGAAACCCACGCTGGCGCTGTCCGCGGTCG CTGGGGCGTCTCAGGTGAAGTGGAACAAGAAGAACCAGAACCTGCTGGCGTCCAGTCACGACGGTGACGTTCGGATCTGGGACAAAAGG AAGCCGAACACGGCGGCAGAATACGTGGCCGCTCACCTGTCCAAGATCCACGGCCTCGACTGGCATCCGGACAGCGAGTTCATCTTCGCCACGTCCAGCCAGGACAACTCAGTGAGG TTTTGGGATTACCGGCAGCCCAGGAAGTACCTGAACATCTTGTCGTGTCAGGTGCCGGTGTGGAAGGCCAGGTACACG CCGTTCTCCAATGGTCTGGTCACGGTGATGGTTCCTCAGCTGAGGAGGGAGAACAGCCTTTTACTGTGGAGTACGCTCGACCTCAACAGCCCCGTCCACGCCTTCGTGGGACACGACGACGTGGTGCTGGAGTTCCAGTGGCGGCCGCAGAAAGAAG GCTCCAAGGACTACCAGCTGGTCACCTGGTCCAGAGATCAGACTCTGAGGATATGGAGGGTGGATCCTCAGCTGCAGAAG ctgtgtgtcagtgacgtgcaggaggacctgatggacgcGATGTCCCTCACCGCGGAGTCGGAGAAGCCTCTGTCGTCTCAGGAGTCGGAGGGCCAGCAGAGCGGGGGCCCCGCCTCGGAGAGCCTGCAGG ATCAGGACGGGTCTCTGACTGCTGGAGGTCTTCAGGACTCGGCGGCAGGTTCAGGTCTCGCTCAGACTCTGCAGCAGGAGTTCTCTCTGGTCAACCTGCAGATTAGAAACGTCAACGTGGAG ATGGACGCGTTGAACCACAGCTGCGTGGTGTCGGCTCATTTCGGGAGCCATCAGGTTCACCTGGTGGTAAAGTTTCCGGCTCAGTATCCAAACAACGCCGCGCCCACCTTCCAGTTTGTCTCCCCGACGACCATCCCCTCTCCCATGAAGACCAAGATCCAGAAG ATCCTCAGAGACACGTCTCTGCAGAAGGTGAAGAGGAACCAGAACTGCCTGGAGCCGTGCGTCCGACAGCTCGTGTCCTGCTTGGAGTCTGATATG ACGCAGGAGGACAGTCCGGCCTCCGGCCCCTTCGTCCTGTCCAACCCCGTCACTCCGTCCCTGCAGGCGTTTCCTCGAGTCACCAACACCTACGGCTCCTACCAG GACGCCAACATCCCGTTCCCTCGGACATCCGGAGCTCGCTTTTGTGGCACCGGCTGTCTCGTTTACTTCACCCGACCGATAACCATGCACCGCTCTGCCCCGCCCACAGAGCCCACTCCCAG GTCCCTGTCGGCTCTGTCGGCCTATCACAGCGGGGTCCTGACTCCGATGAAGATGCGTTCAGAGTCTCAGAGCACTCTGCGGCTTTACAGCGGCAGCCCGACTCGCTCGGATAAAGACACCgtctccatctcctccttctACTACAAAGAACGG CTCCCAATCTCTGCCTCCCGCCGCTGGTCTGTCCAAACCCTCCACGATTGGCCG AAATCCCGCCGCTTTAAGACGAAGCGAGAGGGGACGGACTACGGCAACCGTCCGATCAAACTGGCTGGAAAAGTCATCATCCAGGAGATCTCCTGCCTGCTGCCCGTCCACAAAACTCTGGGAGAGAACTACAT cCTGAACATGAACGACATCCAGGAAACGTGTCAGAAGAACGCAGCAGCGGCGCTCGCTGTCGGACGCAGAGACGTGGCGAAG GTTTGGGCTCTGGCGTCTGCAGCAACCAATCAGGACCTGAGCCCAGACTCTGACCCGGACATGGAGACTCCTTGGGCCAGACACCCATTCGGACGCCACCTGCTGGAGACTCT CCTGGATCACTACAGTCAGATAAGTGACGTTCAGACTCTGGCCATGCTGTGCAGCGTGTTCAAAGCTCAGGCTCCGCCTCCAGACTCTTACGCACTATTCGGGCACCATACGTCACGGGCCTCCGCGTTCCCCCCGCACCACGCTCGTTAT CCCAGCTACACGTCCAGCTCCGTCACCTCGGGCTCCTGCTCCAGCACCTCTGACTCCATCACCACGACCACCTGGAACCCAG GTCGAGACTCTGAGCACGCCAACCCGTGGGGCGAATCCTCTCCCGACGACTACCGCTATGTCAACCAGGGCTACACAGACCCGCGAGAACGCGAGCGAGAGCAGCACGTGATGAACAAGAG GCTTCTGGACCCGGCCAACACACTGCAGTTTGACGACTTTAAGAAGTGCTACGGTGAAATCTTGTACCGCTGGGGTCTGCGAGACAAGAGAGCCGAAGTGCTCAAGTTCGCCTCCTGCCCACCCGAACCTCACAAAGGCATCG AGTTTGGCGTGTACTGCTGTCACTGCCGCAGTCAGGCTCGTGGGACGCAGTGCGCTGTCTGCAAGCGCCTCACCTTCCAGTGCGCCATCTGTCACGTCGCCGTCCGCGGCTCCTCCAACTTCTGCCTGAGCTGCGGCCACGGAGGACACACCAGTCACATGATGGACTGGTTTCGGCGGCAGGACGAGTGTCCGGCCGGCTGCGGCTGCCACTGTCTGCTACAGAGCACCTTCTGA
- the wdr59 gene encoding GATOR complex protein WDR59 isoform X2: protein MAARWSSENVVVEFRDAQATAMSVDCLGSHAVLSGRRFLYLVNLELPSEPSRKIGRQSKWDVGTVQWNPHRSDAHVFAASSNQRVDLYSWRDGCGETHTSLQGHTRVISDLDWSWFEPEFLVTSSVDTYIYIWDTRDTRKPTLALSAVAGASQVKWNKKNQNLLASSHDGDVRIWDKRKPNTAAEYVAAHLSKIHGLDWHPDSEFIFATSSQDNSVRFWDYRQPRKYLNILSCQVPVWKARYTPFSNGLVTVMVPQLRRENSLLLWSTLDLNSPVHAFVGHDDVVLEFQWRPQKEGSKDYQLVTWSRDQTLRIWRVDPQLQKLCVSDVQEDLMDAMSLTAESEKPLSSQESEGQQSGGPASESLQDQDGSLTAGGLQDSAAGSGLAQTLQQEFSLVNLQIRNVNVEMDALNHSCVVSAHFGSHQVHLVVKFPAQYPNNAAPTFQFVSPTTIPSPMKTKIQKILRDTSLQKVKRNQNCLEPCVRQLVSCLESDMTQEDSPASGPFVLSNPVTPSLQAFPRVTNTYGSYQDANIPFPRTSGARFCGTGCLVYFTRPITMHRSAPPTEPTPRSLSALSAYHSGVLTPMKMRSESQSTLRLYSGSPTRSDKDTVSISSFYYKERKSRRFKTKREGTDYGNRPIKLAGKVIIQEISCLLPVHKTLGENYILNMNDIQETCQKNAAAALAVGRRDVAKVWALASAATNQDLSPDSDPDMETPWARHPFGRHLLETLLDHYSQISDVQTLAMLCSVFKAQAPPPDSYALFGHHTSRASAFPPHHARYPSYTSSSVTSGSCSSTSDSITTTTWNPGRDSEHANPWGESSPDDYRYVNQGYTDPREREREQHVMNKRLLDPANTLQFDDFKKCYGEILYRWGLRDKRAEVLKFASCPPEPHKGIEFGVYCCHCRSQARGTQCAVCKRLTFQCAICHVAVRGSSNFCLSCGHGGHTSHMMDWFRRQDECPAGCGCHCLLQSTF, encoded by the exons atgGCGGCTCGCTGGAGCAGTGAGAATGTTGTGGTGGAGTTTAGAGACGCCCAg GCCACCGCCATGTCCGTGGACTGCCTGGGCTCCCACGCTGTGCTGTCCGG GCGTCGCTTCCTGTACCTGGTGAACCTGGAGTTGCCGTCTGAACCGTCGCGGAAAATCGGGCGACAGAGTAAGTGGGACGTGGGGACGGTCCAGTGGAACCCGCACAGATCAGACGCCCACGTCTTCGCCGCCTCT AGTAACCAGCGGGTGGATCTGTACTCGTGGAGGGACGGCTGCGGCGAAACGCACACCTCCCTGCAGGGGCACACCCGGGTCATCAG CGATCTGGACTGGTCCTGGTTTGAACCCGAGTTCCTGGTCACCAGCTCCGTGGACACCTACATCTACATCTGGGACACCAG AGACACTCGGAAACCCACGCTGGCGCTGTCCGCGGTCG CTGGGGCGTCTCAGGTGAAGTGGAACAAGAAGAACCAGAACCTGCTGGCGTCCAGTCACGACGGTGACGTTCGGATCTGGGACAAAAGG AAGCCGAACACGGCGGCAGAATACGTGGCCGCTCACCTGTCCAAGATCCACGGCCTCGACTGGCATCCGGACAGCGAGTTCATCTTCGCCACGTCCAGCCAGGACAACTCAGTGAGG TTTTGGGATTACCGGCAGCCCAGGAAGTACCTGAACATCTTGTCGTGTCAGGTGCCGGTGTGGAAGGCCAGGTACACG CCGTTCTCCAATGGTCTGGTCACGGTGATGGTTCCTCAGCTGAGGAGGGAGAACAGCCTTTTACTGTGGAGTACGCTCGACCTCAACAGCCCCGTCCACGCCTTCGTGGGACACGACGACGTGGTGCTGGAGTTCCAGTGGCGGCCGCAGAAAGAAG GCTCCAAGGACTACCAGCTGGTCACCTGGTCCAGAGATCAGACTCTGAGGATATGGAGGGTGGATCCTCAGCTGCAGAAG ctgtgtgtcagtgacgtgcaggaggacctgatggacgcGATGTCCCTCACCGCGGAGTCGGAGAAGCCTCTGTCGTCTCAGGAGTCGGAGGGCCAGCAGAGCGGGGGCCCCGCCTCGGAGAGCCTGCAGG ATCAGGACGGGTCTCTGACTGCTGGAGGTCTTCAGGACTCGGCGGCAGGTTCAGGTCTCGCTCAGACTCTGCAGCAGGAGTTCTCTCTGGTCAACCTGCAGATTAGAAACGTCAACGTGGAG ATGGACGCGTTGAACCACAGCTGCGTGGTGTCGGCTCATTTCGGGAGCCATCAGGTTCACCTGGTGGTAAAGTTTCCGGCTCAGTATCCAAACAACGCCGCGCCCACCTTCCAGTTTGTCTCCCCGACGACCATCCCCTCTCCCATGAAGACCAAGATCCAGAAG ATCCTCAGAGACACGTCTCTGCAGAAGGTGAAGAGGAACCAGAACTGCCTGGAGCCGTGCGTCCGACAGCTCGTGTCCTGCTTGGAGTCTGATATG ACGCAGGAGGACAGTCCGGCCTCCGGCCCCTTCGTCCTGTCCAACCCCGTCACTCCGTCCCTGCAGGCGTTTCCTCGAGTCACCAACACCTACGGCTCCTACCAG GACGCCAACATCCCGTTCCCTCGGACATCCGGAGCTCGCTTTTGTGGCACCGGCTGTCTCGTTTACTTCACCCGACCGATAACCATGCACCGCTCTGCCCCGCCCACAGAGCCCACTCCCAG GTCCCTGTCGGCTCTGTCGGCCTATCACAGCGGGGTCCTGACTCCGATGAAGATGCGTTCAGAGTCTCAGAGCACTCTGCGGCTTTACAGCGGCAGCCCGACTCGCTCGGATAAAGACACCgtctccatctcctccttctACTACAAAGAACGG AAATCCCGCCGCTTTAAGACGAAGCGAGAGGGGACGGACTACGGCAACCGTCCGATCAAACTGGCTGGAAAAGTCATCATCCAGGAGATCTCCTGCCTGCTGCCCGTCCACAAAACTCTGGGAGAGAACTACAT cCTGAACATGAACGACATCCAGGAAACGTGTCAGAAGAACGCAGCAGCGGCGCTCGCTGTCGGACGCAGAGACGTGGCGAAG GTTTGGGCTCTGGCGTCTGCAGCAACCAATCAGGACCTGAGCCCAGACTCTGACCCGGACATGGAGACTCCTTGGGCCAGACACCCATTCGGACGCCACCTGCTGGAGACTCT CCTGGATCACTACAGTCAGATAAGTGACGTTCAGACTCTGGCCATGCTGTGCAGCGTGTTCAAAGCTCAGGCTCCGCCTCCAGACTCTTACGCACTATTCGGGCACCATACGTCACGGGCCTCCGCGTTCCCCCCGCACCACGCTCGTTAT CCCAGCTACACGTCCAGCTCCGTCACCTCGGGCTCCTGCTCCAGCACCTCTGACTCCATCACCACGACCACCTGGAACCCAG GTCGAGACTCTGAGCACGCCAACCCGTGGGGCGAATCCTCTCCCGACGACTACCGCTATGTCAACCAGGGCTACACAGACCCGCGAGAACGCGAGCGAGAGCAGCACGTGATGAACAAGAG GCTTCTGGACCCGGCCAACACACTGCAGTTTGACGACTTTAAGAAGTGCTACGGTGAAATCTTGTACCGCTGGGGTCTGCGAGACAAGAGAGCCGAAGTGCTCAAGTTCGCCTCCTGCCCACCCGAACCTCACAAAGGCATCG AGTTTGGCGTGTACTGCTGTCACTGCCGCAGTCAGGCTCGTGGGACGCAGTGCGCTGTCTGCAAGCGCCTCACCTTCCAGTGCGCCATCTGTCACGTCGCCGTCCGCGGCTCCTCCAACTTCTGCCTGAGCTGCGGCCACGGAGGACACACCAGTCACATGATGGACTGGTTTCGGCGGCAGGACGAGTGTCCGGCCGGCTGCGGCTGCCACTGTCTGCTACAGAGCACCTTCTGA
- the nob1 gene encoding RNA-binding protein NOB1 isoform X2, with the protein MATTLVEHVVADAGAFLRKAPLQEIGRNIYTLKDVVEEIRDKRTRRSLAFLPYQLHFKEPHPEHIRHVTEFSKKTGDYPSLSATDIKVLALTYQLELENVGSQHLRKEPEVKVNIQSTQRHPETPMNVAGFHFPSKKPADSTIVQQTETEKKTPNETNGDEFNSFQFWREPLPAIDDELLGLLGPAEGLKSSGGQKQADTRTTSDGDQFSSFLFWRDPLLTFSDELLGLLKEGNESPQTEERAEQRASAGQSDDEDKENEPDDEDDEEDDGGGWITPGNIKEVKMDSADWTAPADIKVGCLTTDFAMQNVLIQIGLHVLSVNGMLIKQARNYILRCHACFKTTSDMNKAFCPHCGNRTLKKLAVTVNEDGSMQMHFSKNPKVLNPRGLRHTLPLPQGGKHSTNPQLVEDQRFPQQRLSRKARQKTDVFNPDYVAGASPFCENDIYSRAANLQIRDGQCGGGRRRANPNATRRKFIKKK; encoded by the exons ATGGCGACCACCCTGGTAGAGCATGTTGTCGCAGATGCAGGAGCGTTTTTAAGGAAAGCTCCTCTCCAG GAAATCGGCAGGAATATCTACACCCTGAAAGATGTGGTGGAAGAGATCCGAGACAAGCGCACCAGGAGGAGCCTGGCCTTCCTGCCGTACCAGCTGCACTTTAAGGAACCTCATCCAGAGCACATCAGACACG TGACAGAGTTCTCCAAGAAGACCGGGGACTATCCGAGTCTCTCAGCCACCGACATCAAAGTCCTGGCTCTGACCTACCAGCTGGAGCTGGAGAACGTGGGCTCGCAGCACCTGAGGAAGGAGCCGGAGGTTAAG GTGAACATTCAGAGCACGCAGCGCCACCCCGAGACTCCGATGAACGTCGCCGGGTTCCACTTTCCTTCCAAG AAACCTGCGGACAGCACGATTGTCCAACAGACGGAGACGGAAAAGAAGACGCCGAACGAGACCAACGGCGACGAGTTCAACAGCTTCCAGTTCTGGAGGGAGCCGCTGCCGGCCATCGATGACGAGCTGCTGGGTTTACTG GGTCCAGCGGAGGGTTTAAAATCGAGCGGCGGACAGAAACAAGCGGACACACGGACGACTTCGGACGGAGACCAGTTCAGCAGCTTTCTGTTCTGGAGGGATCCGCTCCTGACCTTCAGCGATGAGCTGCTGGGTTTACTG AAAGAGGGCAACGAATCaccacagacagaggagagggcGGAGCAAAGGGCGTCGGCGGGCCAATCGGACGACGAGGACAAAGAGAACGAGCCTGATGACGAAGATGACGAGGAGGACGATGGAGGAGGATGGATCACTCCCGGTAACATCAAAGAGGTGAAAATGGACTCCGCTGATTGGACGGCTCCAGCTGACATCAAAGTCGGCTGTCTCACCACCGACTTCGCCATGCAG AACGTTCTCATTCAGATCGGACTTCACGTTCTCTCTGTGAACGGGATGCTGATCAAGCAGGCGAGGAACTACATCCTGAGATGTCACGCCTGCTTCAA GACGACGAGCGACATGAACAAAGCTTTCTGTCCTCACTGCGGGAACAGAACCCTGAAGAAGCTGGCGGTGACGGTGAACGAGGATGGCAGCATGCAGATGCATTTCTCCAAAAACCCCAAAGTGTTGAACCCCAGAGGGCTCCGG CACACGCTGCCTCTGCCTCAGGGGGGGAAACACTCCACCAACCCCCAGCTGGTGGAGGACCAGCGCTTCCCCCAGCAGAGGCTCTCCCGGAAGGCTCGCCAGAAGACCGATGTCTTCAACCCGGACTACGTGGCCGGAGCGTCGCCGTTCTGTGAGAACGACATCTACAGCCGAGCCGCCAACCTGCAGATCAGAGACGGCCAGTGTGGCGGCGGCAGGAGGCGGGCCAACCCCAACGCCACCCGCAGGAAGTTCATCAAGAAGAAGTAA
- the nob1 gene encoding RNA-binding protein NOB1 isoform X4: protein MATTLVEHVVADAGAFLRKAPLQEIGRNIYTLKDVVEEIRDKRTRRSLAFLPYQLHFKEPHPEHIRHVTEFSKKTGDYPSLSATDIKVLALTYQLELENVGSQHLRKEPEVKVNIQSTQRHPETPMNVAGFHFPSKKPADSTIVQQTETEKKTPNETNGDEFNSFQFWREPLPAIDDELLGLLKEGNESPQTEERAEQRASAGQSDDEDKENEPDDEDDEEDDGGGWITPGNIKEVKMDSADWTAPADIKVGCLTTDFAMQNVLIQIGLHVLSVNGMLIKQARNYILRCHACFKTTSDMNKAFCPHCGNRTLKKLAVTVNEDGSMQMHFSKNPKVLNPRGLRHTLPLPQGGKHSTNPQLVEDQRFPQQRLSRKARQKTDVFNPDYVAGASPFCENDIYSRAANLQIRDGQCGGGRRRANPNATRRKFIKKK, encoded by the exons ATGGCGACCACCCTGGTAGAGCATGTTGTCGCAGATGCAGGAGCGTTTTTAAGGAAAGCTCCTCTCCAG GAAATCGGCAGGAATATCTACACCCTGAAAGATGTGGTGGAAGAGATCCGAGACAAGCGCACCAGGAGGAGCCTGGCCTTCCTGCCGTACCAGCTGCACTTTAAGGAACCTCATCCAGAGCACATCAGACACG TGACAGAGTTCTCCAAGAAGACCGGGGACTATCCGAGTCTCTCAGCCACCGACATCAAAGTCCTGGCTCTGACCTACCAGCTGGAGCTGGAGAACGTGGGCTCGCAGCACCTGAGGAAGGAGCCGGAGGTTAAG GTGAACATTCAGAGCACGCAGCGCCACCCCGAGACTCCGATGAACGTCGCCGGGTTCCACTTTCCTTCCAAG AAACCTGCGGACAGCACGATTGTCCAACAGACGGAGACGGAAAAGAAGACGCCGAACGAGACCAACGGCGACGAGTTCAACAGCTTCCAGTTCTGGAGGGAGCCGCTGCCGGCCATCGATGACGAGCTGCTGGGTTTACTG AAAGAGGGCAACGAATCaccacagacagaggagagggcGGAGCAAAGGGCGTCGGCGGGCCAATCGGACGACGAGGACAAAGAGAACGAGCCTGATGACGAAGATGACGAGGAGGACGATGGAGGAGGATGGATCACTCCCGGTAACATCAAAGAGGTGAAAATGGACTCCGCTGATTGGACGGCTCCAGCTGACATCAAAGTCGGCTGTCTCACCACCGACTTCGCCATGCAG AACGTTCTCATTCAGATCGGACTTCACGTTCTCTCTGTGAACGGGATGCTGATCAAGCAGGCGAGGAACTACATCCTGAGATGTCACGCCTGCTTCAA GACGACGAGCGACATGAACAAAGCTTTCTGTCCTCACTGCGGGAACAGAACCCTGAAGAAGCTGGCGGTGACGGTGAACGAGGATGGCAGCATGCAGATGCATTTCTCCAAAAACCCCAAAGTGTTGAACCCCAGAGGGCTCCGG CACACGCTGCCTCTGCCTCAGGGGGGGAAACACTCCACCAACCCCCAGCTGGTGGAGGACCAGCGCTTCCCCCAGCAGAGGCTCTCCCGGAAGGCTCGCCAGAAGACCGATGTCTTCAACCCGGACTACGTGGCCGGAGCGTCGCCGTTCTGTGAGAACGACATCTACAGCCGAGCCGCCAACCTGCAGATCAGAGACGGCCAGTGTGGCGGCGGCAGGAGGCGGGCCAACCCCAACGCCACCCGCAGGAAGTTCATCAAGAAGAAGTAA